From one Streptomyces spiramyceticus genomic stretch:
- a CDS encoding ATP-binding cassette domain-containing protein, translated as MDSPHGAAVTAENFGLKGPRGWAFRGVRVDAEPGTLIAIEGPSGSGRTCLLLALTGRMRATEGHAEVGGLRLPKKLAAVRRITGLGPVTGVSELDPALTVAEHLHERALLQRRFDGSLRTLFKPRAERAAEARARIDAALDAVGLALDSLPKGPRTSVRDLERLEALRLSVGLALMSRPRLLAVDDTDLKLSDTERALAWELLRSVAAAGTTVVAVCSEAPDDALRVTAAGDPADTAGIAGTTDAAADAADAAADDVADADKTDETDTTDDEKGADDALAEAGRA; from the coding sequence TCGACGCAGAGCCCGGCACACTCATCGCGATAGAGGGCCCGTCAGGATCCGGCCGCACCTGTCTGCTGCTCGCCCTCACCGGCCGCATGCGCGCCACCGAGGGCCACGCGGAAGTGGGGGGCCTGCGCCTGCCGAAGAAGCTGGCCGCCGTACGCCGTATCACCGGGCTCGGCCCGGTCACGGGCGTGAGCGAGCTCGACCCGGCCCTCACGGTCGCCGAGCACCTGCACGAGCGCGCGCTCCTCCAGCGCCGGTTCGACGGCTCGCTGCGCACGCTGTTCAAGCCGCGCGCCGAACGGGCCGCCGAGGCAAGGGCCAGGATCGACGCCGCGCTCGACGCCGTGGGCCTGGCCCTGGACTCGCTGCCCAAGGGGCCGCGTACGTCCGTACGGGATCTGGAGCGTCTGGAGGCGCTGCGCCTGTCGGTCGGGCTCGCGCTGATGAGCCGTCCCCGGCTGCTCGCCGTGGACGACACGGACCTCAAGCTCTCCGACACCGAACGGGCCCTGGCCTGGGAGCTGCTGCGCTCTGTCGCCGCGGCAGGGACGACCGTCGTCGCGGTGTGCAGCGAGGCGCCCGACGACGCGCTGCGGGTCACGGCCGCCGGAGACCCGGCTGACACGGCCGGCATCGCCGGCACCACCGACGCCGCTGCTGATGCCGCAGACGCCGCCGCCGACGACGTCGCTGACGCCGACAAGACCGACGAGACCGACACGACCGACGACGAAAAGGGGGCGGACGATGCGCTCGCCGAAGCTGGCCGCGCTTGA
- a CDS encoding YhgE/Pip domain-containing protein, with protein MRSPKLAALELKRFGRGKLPRAALVALLLLPLLYGALYLWSFWDPYGKLDRIPVALVNDDKGATVSGKKIAAGDEITGKLHDSDVFEWHEVSADEARRGVEDGAYYLSLSMPSDFSERIASSSGDVPETSALQVRTNDANNYIVGQISKTVFSEVRTAASKNASRSFLDRIFISFSDIHDATQTAAKGADDIKGGIGKAKKGSGDLKSGLGKAKDGSKSLADGLQNAKKGSGDLAAGLKRLNKGSGDLRTGSQQVADGTQKLADTVNGIAGTVRPYLKDNGKTIGDTAKLVADSTRIVRENLGTLVKTAPVLAEGSREAADELHTVYQARCVDQPLPDPACPQLKKADKAAADTALISADVNNLVKNQRGDLTQLDKDLAQLQTKARELSVRAPHLDEDLSSAVSKVNALNTGANKVARGAAKLDTGLTDAKTGAVNLDRGIGRLNNGAADLDGGVGRLKNGAGELNGGLIKLVDGSGELATGLHKGVTKIPDYDKNDRDQRTEVMADPVQLASQSMHKAPNYGTGFAPYFIPLSLWVGAMVGYMLIQPLNRRALSAGASAWRIAVAGWLPVAAIGVLQVGILMSVLHWSLGLKMEHAAGTIGFLALVTGCFAAIVQWLNARFGAAGRILVLAVLMLQLTSAGGTYPVQTSPGFFNAIHPFLPMTYVVEGLRRLITGGGLEPVWTGSLVLLAFTAGALALTAVSARRKQVWTLDRLHPELSL; from the coding sequence ATGCGCTCGCCGAAGCTGGCCGCGCTTGAGCTGAAGCGGTTCGGCAGGGGGAAGCTGCCGCGTGCCGCGCTCGTCGCGCTGCTGCTGCTTCCGCTGCTGTACGGCGCGCTGTACCTGTGGTCCTTCTGGGACCCGTACGGCAAGCTCGACCGCATTCCCGTAGCCCTCGTGAACGACGACAAGGGCGCGACCGTCTCCGGCAAGAAGATCGCCGCAGGTGACGAGATCACCGGAAAGCTGCACGACAGCGACGTCTTCGAGTGGCACGAGGTGAGCGCCGACGAGGCCCGCAGGGGCGTGGAGGACGGCGCGTACTACCTGTCCCTGAGCATGCCGTCGGACTTCAGCGAGCGAATCGCGTCCAGCTCCGGCGACGTGCCCGAGACGAGCGCCCTGCAGGTGCGCACGAACGACGCCAACAACTACATCGTCGGGCAGATCTCCAAGACCGTCTTCTCCGAGGTGAGGACCGCCGCGTCGAAGAACGCCTCCCGTTCCTTCCTCGACCGGATCTTCATCTCCTTCTCCGACATCCATGACGCCACACAGACGGCGGCCAAGGGCGCCGACGACATCAAGGGCGGGATCGGCAAGGCGAAGAAGGGCTCCGGCGACCTCAAGAGCGGTCTCGGCAAGGCCAAGGACGGCTCCAAGAGCCTCGCGGACGGCCTGCAGAACGCCAAGAAGGGCAGCGGCGACCTCGCGGCCGGCCTCAAGCGGCTGAACAAGGGCTCCGGCGACCTCAGGACCGGCTCCCAGCAGGTGGCGGACGGCACGCAGAAGCTGGCTGACACGGTCAACGGAATCGCGGGCACAGTAAGGCCGTATCTCAAGGACAACGGCAAGACGATCGGCGATACGGCGAAGCTCGTCGCCGACAGCACCCGGATCGTCCGCGAGAATCTCGGCACGCTCGTGAAGACCGCGCCCGTCCTGGCCGAGGGCTCCCGCGAGGCCGCCGACGAGCTGCACACCGTCTACCAGGCGCGCTGTGTGGACCAGCCGCTCCCCGACCCCGCCTGCCCGCAGCTGAAGAAGGCCGACAAGGCTGCGGCGGACACGGCGCTCATCTCCGCCGACGTCAACAATCTCGTCAAGAACCAGCGCGGCGACCTGACGCAGCTGGACAAGGACCTGGCCCAGCTCCAGACGAAGGCGCGCGAGCTCTCGGTGCGCGCACCGCACCTCGACGAGGACCTGAGCAGCGCCGTCAGCAAGGTCAACGCGCTCAACACCGGCGCCAACAAGGTCGCCCGGGGCGCCGCGAAGCTCGACACAGGACTGACCGACGCCAAGACCGGCGCCGTGAACCTCGACCGGGGCATCGGCAGGCTCAACAACGGCGCCGCCGACCTGGACGGCGGAGTCGGCAGGCTCAAGAACGGCGCTGGGGAGCTGAACGGCGGCCTGATCAAGCTCGTCGACGGCTCCGGAGAGCTCGCCACCGGCCTGCACAAGGGCGTCACCAAGATCCCCGACTACGACAAGAACGACCGCGACCAGCGCACCGAGGTGATGGCCGACCCGGTCCAGCTCGCCTCCCAGTCGATGCACAAGGCGCCCAACTACGGCACCGGCTTCGCCCCGTACTTCATCCCGCTGTCCCTGTGGGTCGGCGCGATGGTCGGATACATGCTGATCCAGCCGCTCAACCGGCGCGCACTGTCGGCCGGAGCCTCCGCGTGGCGGATCGCCGTGGCGGGCTGGCTGCCGGTGGCCGCCATCGGCGTACTGCAGGTCGGCATCCTGATGTCCGTACTGCACTGGTCGCTCGGCCTCAAGATGGAGCACGCCGCAGGGACGATCGGGTTCCTGGCACTGGTGACCGGCTGCTTCGCGGCGATCGTGCAGTGGCTCAACGCCCGCTTCGGTGCTGCGGGCCGGATCCTGGTCCTGGCGGTGCTGATGCTCCAGCTCACATCGGCCGGCGGCACCTACCCCGTACAGACCAGTCCGGGCTTCTTCAACGCCATCCACCCCTTCCTGCCGATGACTTACGTCGTGGAAGGCCTGCGCAGGCTCATCACGGGCGGCGGCCTGGAGCCGGTCTGGACGGGCAGCCTGGTGCTTCTCGCCTTCACCGCAGGCGCCCTCGCGCTGACGGCCGTCTCCGCGCGGCGCAAGCAGGTGTGGACGCTCGACCGTCTGCACCCGGAGCTCAGCCTGTGA
- a CDS encoding TetR/AcrR family transcriptional regulator, protein MESSRTRRETTRQKLYEAAVTLIAEQGFSSTTVDQIAERAGVAKGTVYYNFKSKTELFEELLRHGVGLLTASLQAAADETDERGGTKVEALDAMIRAGLGFIDRYPAFTQLYVAELWRTNRAWQSTLLVVRQEAVAVVETVLREAVHNGELNEEIDIPLTAAALVGMVLVAALDWQAFQRERSIDDVHSALSRLLHGRVSGR, encoded by the coding sequence ATGGAAAGCAGCAGAACGCGCCGCGAGACCACCAGGCAGAAGCTCTACGAAGCGGCCGTCACCCTCATTGCGGAGCAGGGTTTCTCCTCGACGACGGTGGACCAGATCGCCGAGCGCGCCGGGGTCGCCAAGGGCACGGTCTACTACAACTTCAAGAGCAAGACCGAGCTCTTCGAAGAGCTGCTGCGGCACGGCGTCGGCCTGCTCACCGCCTCCCTCCAGGCGGCGGCCGACGAGACGGACGAGCGCGGCGGCACCAAGGTGGAGGCCCTCGACGCGATGATCAGGGCCGGTCTCGGGTTCATCGACCGCTACCCGGCCTTCACCCAGCTGTACGTCGCCGAACTGTGGCGCACCAACAGGGCCTGGCAGTCGACCCTCCTGGTGGTACGGCAGGAAGCGGTCGCCGTCGTCGAGACGGTGCTGCGGGAGGCCGTCCATAACGGTGAGCTCAACGAGGAGATCGACATTCCGCTGACGGCGGCCGCGCTGGTCGGGATGGTGCTGGTCGCGGCGCTGGACTGGCAGGCGTTCCAGCGGGAGCGGTCGATCGACGACGTGCATTCGGCGCTGTCGCGGCTGCTGCACGGCCGGGTGAGCGGCCGCTAG
- a CDS encoding phytoene desaturase family protein: MARIVVIGAGMGAMATAARLAVAGHRVAVYERAATYGGAVDRFERDGFSFDTGPGLLHLPAVYRDLFAKTGKQSLEQCVELMPVDPASRHIFADGTAVSLPNASRAGVAAALDAALGDGAGERWGDFMNRARDAWDRTRRPLLEEPLRQDWQVLGRDPYPSVRHRRMLRRDRQATTLAEIGEWELAEPRLAALLDSYALSYGLDPRSAPASAAVLPYMEQTFGSWYVRGGMRELARALYERCLARKVEFTFGAEVTGVLEKDGRAVGVELAGGAVADADSVVFAADPRTLERMAAGREVWSGDDVRPVPEPTAPGRLTVLLALRGGRPADAVHRTVVHSADAGAEASAAFGGTHAERPTVTVLRPGDPLTCPDDGHEAVTLTATVAPQGPVDWTDEALAGRYADDVMEAALRAVPDLRERVLWREIRTPADTAAVTGTVGGCVPPPALAGAGGRCLYPSNSTRLAGLHLAGGWAHPGGGLAHAGMSGALVTGLIVEGDGFRGSQ; this comes from the coding sequence ATGGCACGGATTGTGGTGATCGGCGCCGGCATGGGCGCGATGGCGACCGCTGCCCGGCTGGCCGTCGCGGGCCACCGGGTGGCGGTGTACGAGCGCGCGGCGACGTACGGCGGCGCGGTGGACCGGTTCGAGCGGGACGGCTTCTCCTTCGACACGGGGCCGGGTCTGCTGCACCTGCCCGCTGTCTACCGCGACCTGTTCGCCAAGACCGGCAAGCAGTCGCTGGAGCAGTGCGTCGAGCTGATGCCCGTGGACCCGGCGAGCCGGCACATCTTCGCGGACGGTACGGCCGTGTCCCTGCCCAATGCCTCGCGGGCCGGTGTCGCGGCGGCACTGGACGCGGCACTCGGCGACGGCGCCGGTGAGCGCTGGGGCGACTTCATGAACCGGGCCCGCGACGCCTGGGACCGGACCAGACGGCCGCTCCTCGAGGAACCGCTGCGCCAGGACTGGCAGGTGCTGGGCCGCGATCCGTACCCGTCGGTGCGCCACCGCAGGATGCTCCGGCGCGACCGGCAGGCGACCACGCTCGCGGAGATCGGCGAGTGGGAACTGGCCGAGCCCCGGCTGGCCGCCCTGCTGGACAGTTACGCCCTGTCGTACGGGCTCGATCCGCGCAGCGCGCCCGCCTCGGCCGCCGTACTGCCGTACATGGAGCAGACCTTCGGCAGCTGGTACGTGCGAGGCGGGATGCGGGAGCTGGCGCGTGCGCTGTACGAACGGTGCCTGGCGCGCAAGGTGGAGTTCACCTTCGGCGCCGAGGTGACCGGGGTTCTGGAGAAGGACGGCCGCGCGGTGGGCGTGGAACTCGCGGGCGGTGCGGTCGCCGACGCGGACTCGGTGGTCTTCGCGGCCGACCCCCGGACCCTCGAACGGATGGCGGCGGGACGTGAGGTGTGGTCCGGCGACGACGTCCGGCCGGTGCCGGAGCCGACGGCACCCGGGCGGCTCACGGTCCTGCTCGCGCTGCGCGGAGGCCGCCCCGCCGACGCAGTCCACCGGACAGTGGTCCACTCCGCCGACGCCGGCGCCGAGGCCTCAGCGGCCTTCGGCGGCACACACGCCGAGCGCCCCACCGTCACGGTGCTGCGTCCCGGCGACCCGCTGACCTGCCCCGATGACGGGCACGAAGCGGTGACGCTGACGGCCACCGTCGCTCCGCAAGGGCCTGTCGACTGGACGGACGAAGCGCTGGCCGGGCGGTACGCGGACGACGTGATGGAGGCGGCGCTGCGGGCCGTGCCCGACCTCCGGGAGCGCGTGCTGTGGCGCGAGATACGGACCCCGGCGGACACGGCTGCCGTTACCGGCACTGTGGGGGGCTGCGTACCGCCGCCGGCGCTGGCGGGAGCCGGGGGACGCTGCCTGTACCCGTCGAACAGCACCCGCCTCGCCGGTCTTCACCTGGCCGGAGGCTGGGCGCATCCCGGCGGCGGACTGGCGCACGCCGGGATGTCGGGGGCCCTTGTCACGGGGCTCATCGTCGAGGGGGACGGCTTCCGCGGCTCGCAGTAG